A single region of the Triticum dicoccoides isolate Atlit2015 ecotype Zavitan chromosome 2B, WEW_v2.0, whole genome shotgun sequence genome encodes:
- the LOC119367015 gene encoding bisdemethoxycurcumin synthase-like, translating to MGSNSLPSVREIRRSQRADGPAAVLAIGTANPPNCVSQEEYPDYYFRVAKSQHLTDLKQKLKTFCQMTSTEKRYFYHTEELLDAHPEFLLRDTPSLDARLDIVAAAAPELAASAAAKAIAEWGRPATDITHLVVSTNSGAHSPGVDLRLASLLGLRASVCRTMINLNGCSAGAASLRLAKDLAENNRGARVLVACVELTIVAFRGPEEAYPHRLISQAAFGDGAGAVIVGADAVQPVERPLFEMVSASQTIIPGTDGVLTMQLTEAGLDGHIFTRELIPLAAQHVEQCLTDAFQPLGIMSDGTKWNDMFFVVHPGIRGIMDHIDGALRLDPGKLAASRTVLREYGNMLGATLIFVLDEQRRRMEEEGERTGEWGVMMGFGPGFTVETMVLHAVASNLDKKN from the exons ATGGGCAGCAACAGTCTGCCGTCGGTGCGCGAGATCCGGCGTTCGCAGCGCGCCGATGGGCCTGCGGCCGTCCTTGCCATCGGCACGGCAAACCCGCCCAACTGCGTGTCCCAGGAGGAGTACCCGGACTACTACTTCCGGGTCGCCAAGAGCCAACACCTCACTGACCTCAAACAAAAACTCAAGACCTTCT GCCAGATGACCTCAACTGAGAAACGCTACTTCTACCACACAGAGGAGCTGCTGGACGCCCACCCTGAATTCCTCCTCCGCGACACGCCGTCCCTTGACGCCCGGCTAGACATAGTCGCCGCCGCTGCTCCAGAGCTCGCAGCGTCAGCTGCAGCCAAGGCCATAGCCGAGTGGGGCCGTCCGGCCACCGACATCACCCACCTCGTCGTCAGCACCAACTCCGGTGCGCACTCTCCGGGCGTCGACCTCCGCCTGGCCTCTCTGCTCGGCCTACGCGCGTCCGTCTGCAGGACCATGATCAACCTCAATGGCTGCTCCGCCGGTGCCGCCTCCCTGCGCCTCGCAAAGGACCTTGCCGAGAACAACCGCGGCGCGCGTGTCCTGGTGGCCTGCGTTGAGCTCACTATCGTCGCCTTCCGCGGGCCCGAGGAGGCATACCCGCACAGGCTCATCAGTCAGGCAGCTTTCGGCGACGGCGCAGGCGCGGTCATCGTCGGTGCTGACGCCGTGCAGCCCGTCGAGCGCCCACTGTTCGAGATGGTGTCTGCCTCCCAGACCATCATACCAGGAACCGACGGCGTGCTCACCATGCAGCTCACGGAAGCCGGCCTCGACGGCCACATCTTCACCAGGGAGCTCATTCCTCTAGCAGCGCAGCACGTCGAGCAGTGTCTCACGGATGCGTTCCAGCCGCTTGGAATAATGAGCGATGGCACCAAATGGAACGATATGTTCTTTGTGGTACACCCTGGCATCCGTGGAATAATGGACCACATCGACGGGGCTCTCCGGCTTGATCCCGGGAAGCTGGCGGCGAGCCGGACTGTGTTGAGAGAGTACGGGAACATGCTCGGCGCAACGCTGATCTTCGTGCTCGACGAGCAACGGCGGCggatggaggaggagggagagaggacggGTGAGTGGGGTGTGATGATGGGATTTGGACCGGGGTTCACAGTTGAGACCATGGTGCTGCATGCCGTGGCCAGCAACCTGGACAAGAAAAATTGA